A stretch of the Chlamydia pecorum E58 genome encodes the following:
- a CDS encoding menaquinone biosynthesis decarboxylase, whose protein sequence is MSLLRRHVSLLRAQGQLVDVYAPVDPHLELAEIHRRVIESQGPALLFHHVVGSKFPVVTNLFGTRHRVDTLFSRVPDTLFSQIAQLFSSPLKIKTLWEARGLLKRGLSLGLRKSRWRRFPFLSSSSVNLHELPMLTSWPEDGGAFLTLPLVYTESLESSSPNLGMYRMQRFDHQTLGLHFQIQKGGGMHFYEAEKIQRNLPVTVFLSGNPFLILSAIAPLPENLSEILFCTFLQNSKLLYKKCPPHPHPLLLDTEFILTGEAIAGERRPEGPFGDHYGFYSLQHDFPIFRCHKIYHRKDAIYPATVVGKPYQEDFYLGEKLQEYLSPLFPLVMPGVRALKSYGEAGFHALTAAVVKERYWKESLVSALRILGEGQLSLTKYLMLTDQDVNLSRFSEVLEAILERLLPQRDLILFSETANDTLDYSGPRLNQGSKVILMGIGPKKRTLPHIYQGSRLPRVCDIGVFCRGCLVLELPSDRDVESLLHHPSLSSWPLVVLTNNLQRSLRSEKDFLWSTFIHSAPATDMHIYHQGRDAFRPQYLFPIILDARAKTSHPREVEANEEISKRVSKRWREFFPKSF, encoded by the coding sequence ATGTCTTTATTAAGGCGCCATGTTTCTCTTTTGCGAGCTCAGGGCCAGCTTGTTGATGTTTATGCTCCTGTAGATCCCCATTTAGAATTGGCAGAGATTCATCGTCGTGTTATCGAAAGCCAGGGGCCGGCCCTTCTTTTTCATCATGTTGTTGGTTCTAAATTTCCTGTAGTCACGAATCTTTTTGGGACGCGCCATAGAGTAGATACATTATTTTCTCGTGTTCCTGATACACTATTTTCACAAATTGCCCAGCTATTTTCCTCTCCCCTTAAAATAAAGACGCTATGGGAAGCTCGTGGCCTTCTCAAACGAGGGCTTTCTTTAGGGCTACGTAAATCCCGATGGCGACGGTTTCCTTTTCTTTCTTCCTCTTCTGTAAACCTTCATGAGCTTCCGATGCTCACAAGTTGGCCTGAAGATGGCGGAGCTTTTCTTACTCTTCCCCTAGTATATACAGAATCTTTAGAGAGTTCCTCTCCTAACTTGGGGATGTATCGCATGCAAAGGTTTGACCATCAAACTTTAGGGCTACATTTTCAGATTCAAAAAGGGGGAGGGATGCATTTCTATGAAGCTGAAAAGATCCAGAGAAATCTTCCCGTTACGGTATTTCTATCTGGAAATCCTTTTTTGATTCTATCTGCGATTGCTCCTCTTCCTGAAAATCTCTCGGAGATCTTATTTTGTACCTTCCTACAGAACTCCAAGCTCTTGTATAAAAAATGCCCTCCTCACCCACATCCTCTTCTCCTTGACACAGAGTTTATCCTTACGGGAGAGGCTATTGCAGGTGAACGTCGTCCCGAAGGGCCATTTGGAGACCACTATGGATTTTATAGTCTACAACACGACTTTCCCATATTTCGCTGCCATAAGATCTACCATAGGAAAGATGCTATCTACCCCGCAACAGTTGTAGGTAAGCCCTATCAAGAAGATTTCTATCTTGGAGAGAAACTTCAAGAGTACCTTTCTCCCCTATTTCCTTTAGTGATGCCAGGAGTACGTGCACTGAAAAGCTATGGAGAAGCAGGATTCCATGCTCTTACTGCAGCAGTAGTGAAAGAACGCTATTGGAAAGAATCTCTTGTTTCTGCTTTGAGAATCTTAGGAGAGGGACAGCTTTCCTTAACAAAGTATCTTATGCTTACAGACCAAGATGTAAATTTATCTAGGTTTTCAGAGGTTTTAGAGGCGATCTTAGAAAGGCTCCTTCCCCAGCGTGATCTGATTCTATTTTCAGAAACCGCAAATGACACCCTAGACTACTCAGGGCCAAGATTAAATCAAGGCTCTAAGGTGATCCTTATGGGAATAGGCCCAAAGAAGCGAACGCTTCCCCATATTTATCAAGGTTCAAGACTTCCTAGAGTATGTGATATAGGAGTATTCTGCCGGGGATGTTTGGTACTAGAGCTCCCAAGCGATAGAGATGTTGAGAGTCTTCTTCATCATCCTTCTCTCAGCTCTTGGCCTTTGGTAGTTCTTACGAATAACCTTCAAAGATCCCTTCGTAGTGAAAAAGACTTTCTCTGGTCCACATTTATCCATAGTGCCCCTGCAACAGATATGCACATCTACCACCAGGGAAGAGATGCTTTTCGTCCACAATATCTCTTTCCAATTATTTTAGATGCTCGAGCCAAGACCTCTCATCCTAGAGAGGTAGAAGCTAACGAAGAAATCTCTAAAAGAGTTTCTAAACGTTGGAGGGAGTTTTTCCCTAAATCATTTTAG
- the sctW gene encoding type III secretion system gatekeeper subunit SctW yields the protein MAAGGTGGLGGSKAVDLSAVQAAQAKADAAEVIASQESSEMSFVRDVPDSSNPAAATRTKKKEETFKSLESRRKGEAKTDKKTETGDKSGQDLADKYTQGNSEVSGSDLRGIRDQLSDNSSSEDVLNLLASKFNDPALQALALDYLVQTTPSSSADLKEALVQARNTLLQQHGTKVSGGRNVLFASQQYGEALGVPPSSLRDIYNVVTTTNLNCHQLLDLLKGQYSHEEMGKVSSFLLNGMSADLKSEGPSVEPPKLQLLMSEIRNLQAILTSYEFFDSRAPTILDSLKTEGHTISPNVNSRSLADAFQGMINDKFPSSSKMERSLQELVGNETEVQTAVMNLFVTALNNTSARLYASASKRQDLKMMMLNTLDSINRDNEDYPKATDFPKPYPWS from the coding sequence ATGGCAGCTGGAGGGACAGGAGGCTTAGGAGGCTCTAAAGCTGTAGATCTTTCTGCAGTTCAAGCTGCTCAAGCAAAAGCTGATGCAGCCGAAGTTATAGCATCACAAGAAAGCTCAGAAATGAGTTTCGTTAGGGATGTCCCTGATTCCTCGAATCCTGCTGCAGCGACTCGCACTAAAAAAAAAGAAGAAACCTTTAAATCTCTAGAATCACGAAGAAAAGGCGAAGCTAAGACAGATAAAAAAACAGAAACTGGGGATAAATCAGGCCAAGACCTTGCAGATAAGTATACTCAAGGAAACTCCGAAGTCTCCGGATCTGACTTAAGAGGAATTCGAGATCAATTATCTGATAATTCCTCTAGTGAAGATGTTTTAAATCTTTTAGCAAGTAAATTTAACGATCCTGCTTTACAAGCCCTTGCGTTAGATTATTTGGTTCAAACAACTCCTTCTTCCAGTGCAGATTTAAAAGAAGCCCTTGTTCAAGCGCGAAATACTCTCCTACAACAACACGGAACAAAAGTCTCTGGAGGTAGAAATGTTTTATTCGCTTCTCAACAATATGGGGAAGCTTTAGGCGTACCTCCATCAAGCTTAAGAGACATTTATAATGTAGTCACAACAACAAATCTAAACTGCCATCAATTACTTGATTTACTGAAAGGTCAGTATTCTCATGAAGAAATGGGTAAGGTAAGCTCTTTCTTATTAAATGGGATGTCTGCTGATCTTAAATCCGAAGGACCTTCTGTAGAGCCTCCTAAGCTTCAACTTTTGATGTCAGAAATTCGAAATTTACAAGCTATCCTAACCTCGTATGAATTCTTTGACTCTAGAGCTCCAACAATACTCGACAGCTTAAAAACTGAAGGCCATACTATTTCTCCTAATGTCAATTCTCGATCTCTTGCCGACGCCTTTCAAGGAATGATCAACGATAAATTCCCCTCATCATCAAAAATGGAAAGAAGTCTCCAAGAACTTGTAGGGAACGAAACTGAAGTACAAACTGCAGTAATGAATCTTTTTGTCACTGCTTTGAACAACACCTCAGCTAGACTCTATGCTTCTGCTAGCAAGCGTCAAGATTTAAAAATGATGATGTTAAACACTTTGGACTCTATCAACCGTGACAATGAAGATTACCCCAAAGCTACGGATTTCCCAAAACCTTATCCCTGGTCATAA
- a CDS encoding 4-alpha-glucanotransferase, with the protein MKLFHSIETSPAASSWKLLGTTPKHGICVPLFSLHTKNSCGIGEYLDLLPLISWCASSGFHILQLLPLNDTGEDSSPYNSISSIALNPLFLSLTALPEVHSLPKSKEKLQAMHKLCALPHVPYPKVKQAKWEFLREYYTQIGKASSADNPEFHKFIDKESSWLSPYALFRAIKHHMNGTPSTTWPISLTDQKQFPQLAKTFSSEIHFFSYLQFLCYQQLSQVRTFADQHQVFLMGDLPILISKDSCDVWYAKEYFSSSGSVGAPPDFYNAEGQNWQLPIYNIENLKKDNYIWWKERLRYAENFYSLYRLDHIVGFFRLWVWDSQGNGKFFPESPKEYLKQGTEILSSLLQDSSMLPIGEDLGDVPKDIKKRLKTLGICGTRIPRWEKYWESGEGFIPFDKYCPLSMTSLSTHDSDTLALWWNNSPSEAKEFASFLNLPYSSKLTVETQKTILNLSHQTASIFHINLLNDYLALCPELISKQLYQERINVPGTLSHTNWIYRVRPSIEELSSHERFNHYIKEILP; encoded by the coding sequence TTGAAACTCTTCCATTCCATAGAAACATCCCCAGCAGCTTCCTCATGGAAACTCCTAGGGACCACTCCAAAACACGGCATTTGCGTTCCTTTATTTTCTCTTCATACAAAAAATAGCTGCGGCATCGGAGAATACCTAGACCTTCTTCCTCTTATCTCTTGGTGTGCCTCTTCAGGTTTCCATATCCTTCAGCTCCTTCCTCTAAACGATACAGGAGAAGATAGCAGCCCATACAATAGCATCTCCTCAATCGCTTTAAATCCCCTATTTCTTTCTCTAACAGCACTCCCCGAAGTCCACTCTCTCCCTAAGTCTAAGGAAAAACTTCAAGCCATGCATAAACTCTGTGCCTTACCTCATGTTCCCTATCCTAAAGTAAAACAGGCAAAATGGGAGTTTCTTAGGGAATATTATACCCAAATAGGAAAAGCCTCTAGTGCTGACAATCCAGAGTTCCATAAGTTTATAGATAAAGAGTCCTCCTGGCTCTCTCCCTATGCACTGTTTCGAGCAATCAAACACCATATGAATGGGACTCCAAGCACAACATGGCCCATCTCATTGACAGATCAAAAACAGTTTCCTCAATTAGCAAAAACCTTTTCCTCTGAGATACATTTTTTTTCTTATCTACAGTTTCTCTGTTACCAACAACTCTCCCAGGTACGTACCTTTGCTGATCAACACCAAGTCTTTCTTATGGGAGATCTTCCTATTTTAATCAGTAAGGATAGCTGCGATGTGTGGTATGCTAAGGAGTATTTCTCTTCATCAGGATCTGTAGGTGCCCCTCCAGATTTTTACAACGCCGAAGGGCAAAACTGGCAGCTGCCTATCTACAACATAGAAAATCTTAAAAAAGATAACTATATCTGGTGGAAGGAGCGCTTACGCTACGCAGAAAACTTTTATTCTCTATACCGTCTTGATCATATTGTAGGATTCTTTCGCTTATGGGTATGGGACTCTCAAGGAAACGGGAAGTTCTTCCCAGAATCTCCTAAAGAATACCTAAAGCAGGGAACCGAAATCCTCTCTTCTTTACTTCAAGATTCCTCCATGCTCCCTATTGGTGAGGATCTTGGAGATGTCCCTAAAGATATCAAAAAGAGGCTAAAAACTTTGGGAATTTGTGGAACACGCATTCCTAGATGGGAGAAGTACTGGGAATCTGGAGAAGGATTTATTCCCTTTGATAAGTATTGTCCTCTATCCATGACTTCCTTATCCACGCATGATTCCGATACCTTAGCACTGTGGTGGAATAACTCCCCCTCAGAAGCAAAAGAGTTTGCCTCGTTCTTAAATCTCCCCTATTCTTCCAAACTAACTGTAGAAACTCAAAAAACAATTTTAAATCTGTCTCACCAAACTGCTTCAATTTTTCATATCAACCTACTCAATGACTACTTGGCTCTCTGTCCAGAGCTAATCTCAAAGCAGCTATACCAAGAAAGAATTAACGTCCCAGGAACTCTATCCCATACTAACTGGATATATAGAGTACGCCCATCTATAGAAGAGCTTTCCTCTCACGAACGTTTTAATCACTATATAAAAGAAATACTTCCATAA
- the sctU gene encoding type III secretion system export apparatus subunit SctU, protein MGEKTEKATPKRLRDARKKGQVAKSQDFPSAITFIVSMSMAFYLSSFFYQHLGGFLVSTLTQAPINHDPRLALYYLKNCLTLILAASLPLLVSVGIIGLIVGFLIVGPVFSTEVFKPDIKKFNPIENIKQKFKVKTLIELLKSVFKIFGAALILYVVLKNRVPLIIETAGVAPIVTAQIFKQIFYKAVTSIGIFFVVVAVLDLVYQRHNFSKELKMEKFEVKQEFKDTEGNPEIKGRRRQIAQEIAYEDPSSQIKHASTVVSNPKDIAVAIGYMPEKYKAPWIIAMGINLRAKRILAEAEKYGIPIMRNVPLAHQLWDEGKELKFIPESTYEAIGEILLYITSLQAQNPNMKNINPSDD, encoded by the coding sequence ATGGGTGAAAAGACAGAAAAGGCAACGCCAAAGCGACTCAGAGACGCTAGGAAGAAAGGCCAGGTAGCAAAATCTCAAGATTTCCCCTCTGCCATCACCTTTATTGTGTCAATGTCTATGGCGTTCTATCTATCTTCCTTCTTTTACCAACACCTAGGAGGGTTTCTCGTCTCAACATTAACACAAGCCCCTATAAATCATGATCCTAGACTCGCTCTATATTACCTGAAAAACTGTCTTACATTAATCCTAGCAGCTTCTCTTCCGCTGCTGGTTTCTGTGGGGATTATTGGTCTTATTGTAGGGTTTCTTATTGTTGGTCCTGTGTTCTCTACAGAAGTATTCAAGCCCGATATAAAAAAGTTCAATCCTATTGAAAACATTAAGCAAAAATTTAAAGTCAAAACTTTAATAGAATTATTAAAATCTGTCTTTAAAATTTTTGGTGCTGCGCTGATCTTGTATGTGGTTTTGAAAAATCGGGTTCCCTTAATTATAGAGACTGCAGGTGTAGCTCCTATAGTGACAGCGCAGATTTTTAAACAGATCTTTTATAAAGCAGTTACGTCTATTGGCATTTTTTTTGTTGTTGTTGCGGTTTTGGATTTGGTCTATCAACGTCATAACTTTTCTAAAGAGCTAAAAATGGAAAAGTTTGAGGTCAAACAGGAATTTAAAGATACTGAAGGAAACCCAGAAATTAAGGGACGCCGCCGTCAAATCGCACAAGAAATTGCCTATGAAGATCCTTCTTCGCAAATCAAACATGCTAGCACGGTTGTCTCTAATCCTAAGGATATTGCCGTAGCTATTGGCTATATGCCAGAGAAATATAAAGCCCCCTGGATTATCGCTATGGGGATCAATTTAAGGGCAAAAAGAATCCTTGCAGAAGCCGAAAAGTATGGAATTCCTATTATGAGAAATGTCCCCTTGGCGCATCAGCTTTGGGACGAAGGAAAAGAATTGAAGTTTATTCCAGAGTCCACATATGAAGCTATTGGGGAAATTCTTCTATATATTACCTCTCTGCAAGCTCAAAACCCTAATATGAAAAATATTAACCCATCTGATGACTAA
- a CDS encoding phospholipase D-like domain-containing protein: MKKKQATLRIIFVVVTTVFLGVLAKTTKEETYNTFLKSEEPVIFSKQAHEDVRQVLCDAIDHADKEISLRIYNLQEPSIIASLAKQAENHLPLTIDYQMFKAREAFPKTSNVTLTEHPREGRKLMHQKALAIDKKYAWIGSANYTFDSLILDSNLIIGIKSSELCDHISANTSGSFVINKQPLEYFVLPKDGSKALFSVLQILNKAEKTICVGMFALTHPGILQALHDAMQRGVAVEVIIDKGFRTPLQGQLEKLQLKNFPFSIKTTPHKLHHKFGIIDRKILITGSTNWSEAGFGLNDESLIILHKLTKTQNQKLDKIWGDLLKSSQRYPQTGKDLHQNEEKKAA, encoded by the coding sequence ATGAAAAAAAAACAAGCAACCTTACGTATTATTTTCGTTGTTGTTACTACTGTCTTTTTGGGAGTACTTGCAAAAACAACGAAAGAAGAAACTTATAATACTTTCTTAAAGTCAGAAGAACCTGTGATTTTTTCAAAGCAAGCTCACGAAGATGTACGGCAAGTTCTATGCGATGCTATAGACCATGCTGATAAAGAAATCTCCCTTCGTATTTACAATCTCCAAGAACCTTCCATCATTGCGAGCCTCGCAAAGCAAGCAGAAAATCACCTTCCTCTCACTATCGACTATCAAATGTTTAAAGCTAGAGAAGCGTTTCCTAAGACGAGTAATGTTACTCTTACAGAGCATCCCAGGGAAGGCCGTAAACTTATGCATCAAAAAGCCCTCGCTATAGATAAAAAATATGCCTGGATAGGATCTGCAAATTATACTTTTGACTCTTTAATTTTAGATAGCAACCTAATCATTGGCATAAAGAGCTCTGAACTTTGCGACCATATCAGCGCAAACACCTCAGGGTCCTTCGTGATAAATAAACAACCTTTAGAATACTTTGTCCTTCCTAAAGATGGCAGTAAGGCTTTATTTTCTGTCCTGCAAATCCTTAACAAAGCAGAAAAAACTATCTGCGTAGGAATGTTTGCCCTTACCCATCCAGGAATTCTTCAAGCGCTCCATGATGCTATGCAACGTGGCGTTGCTGTAGAGGTTATCATTGATAAAGGCTTTAGAACTCCTCTACAAGGGCAGCTAGAAAAACTCCAGCTGAAAAACTTTCCTTTTTCAATCAAGACTACTCCTCATAAGCTACACCATAAATTTGGAATTATTGACAGGAAAATTCTGATTACTGGATCTACAAACTGGTCTGAAGCAGGGTTTGGCTTGAATGATGAAAGCTTAATTATCCTTCATAAGCTGACAAAAACCCAAAACCAGAAGCTCGATAAAATTTGGGGAGATTTACTGAAATCTTCTCAAAGGTATCCTCAAACAGGAAAAGATCTCCATCAAAACGAAGAAAAAAAAGCAGCATAA
- the ychF gene encoding redox-regulated ATPase YchF: MSHTECGIVGLPNVGKSGLFNALTGAQVASCNYPFCTIDPNVGIVPVLDKRLEILAEMSQSKKILYADMKFIDIAGLVMGASSGAGLGNRFLSHIRETHAIAHVVRCFEDSNVTHVSGKVDPAEDIAVINLELVLADFASAQSIYGKLEKLSKGKKDIGAVLPLLDRLLVHLEKGEPVRSLEMTPEDRALLKPYPFLTMKPMLYVANVGEDALPEMDNAYVSAVREIASKENAQVVPICVQIEEEIVSLPVEERQEFLLSLGLESSCLQKLVSAAYSTLELISYFTTGPQETRAWTIPNGATAVEAAGEIHSDIQKGFIRAEVVTLEDIIAYQGRNGVREAGKLRAEGRDYVVKDGDILLFLHN, from the coding sequence ATGAGTCATACAGAGTGTGGAATTGTTGGCCTTCCTAACGTAGGGAAGTCTGGGTTATTTAATGCGTTAACAGGGGCGCAGGTAGCTTCCTGTAACTATCCTTTTTGTACCATAGATCCTAATGTAGGTATTGTTCCTGTTCTTGACAAGCGTTTAGAGATCTTAGCTGAAATGAGCCAGAGCAAGAAGATCCTTTATGCAGATATGAAGTTTATAGATATCGCGGGTTTAGTCATGGGGGCTTCTTCTGGAGCAGGGTTGGGGAACCGCTTTCTTTCTCATATTCGAGAGACCCATGCTATCGCTCATGTAGTGCGTTGTTTTGAGGACTCTAATGTGACCCATGTTTCTGGTAAGGTAGATCCTGCTGAGGATATTGCAGTAATTAACCTTGAGCTTGTCCTTGCAGATTTTGCTTCAGCGCAAAGTATTTATGGAAAGCTAGAGAAACTGTCAAAAGGGAAAAAAGATATCGGAGCCGTTTTACCTTTGTTAGATAGACTTCTCGTGCATTTAGAAAAAGGGGAGCCAGTACGTTCTTTAGAGATGACCCCTGAAGATCGAGCTCTCTTGAAGCCTTACCCTTTTCTTACTATGAAGCCAATGCTTTATGTAGCAAATGTTGGTGAGGATGCCCTTCCAGAAATGGACAACGCCTATGTTTCTGCGGTAAGAGAAATCGCATCTAAGGAAAACGCCCAGGTAGTGCCTATCTGCGTACAGATAGAGGAAGAGATTGTCTCCCTTCCTGTTGAAGAACGTCAGGAATTTCTATTGAGCTTGGGATTGGAATCATCGTGTTTACAGAAGCTTGTCAGCGCTGCCTACAGTACATTAGAATTGATTTCCTATTTTACTACAGGCCCTCAGGAAACCCGTGCATGGACAATCCCTAATGGCGCAACAGCTGTAGAGGCAGCAGGAGAAATCCACTCTGATATTCAGAAAGGGTTTATTCGCGCGGAGGTAGTCACCTTGGAAGATATCATCGCGTATCAAGGGAGAAATGGAGTACGAGAAGCTGGGAAACTACGAGCTGAAGGGAGAGATTATGTAGTGAAAGATGGAGATATTCTTCTCTTTTTACATAATTAA
- the rpmB gene encoding 50S ribosomal protein L28, translating into MSRKCPLTGKRPRCGNSYTIRGIAKKKKGIGLKTTGKTKRRFYPNMVTKRLWSTEEKRFLKMKISASALRLIDKLGLETAILRAKSKGL; encoded by the coding sequence ATGTCAAGAAAGTGTCCACTTACAGGAAAAAGACCTCGTTGCGGTAATAGCTACACAATCCGAGGTATTGCTAAAAAGAAAAAAGGAATTGGATTAAAAACCACAGGAAAAACCAAGCGACGTTTTTATCCTAACATGGTAACTAAGCGTTTGTGGTCCACGGAAGAAAAGAGATTTTTAAAAATGAAAATTTCTGCTTCAGCACTTCGTTTAATTGATAAGCTAGGTCTTGAAACTGCTATTTTACGAGCTAAGAGTAAAGGTCTCTAG
- the sctV gene encoding type III secretion system export apparatus subunit SctV, with product MNKLLNFVSRTFGGEAALNMINRSSDLLLAIWMMGVVLMIILPLPPALVDLMITINLAISVFLLMVALYIPSALQLSVFPSLLLITTMFRLGINISSSRQILLKAYAGHVIQAFGDFVVGGNYIVGFIIFLIITIIQFIVVTKGAERVAEVAARFRLDAMPGKQMAIDADLRAGMIDATQARDKRAQIQKESELYGAMDGAMKFIKGDVIAGIVISLINIVGGLAIGVTMHGMDLAQAAHVYTLLSIGDGLVSQIPSLLVSLTAGIVTTRVSSDKDSNLGREISAQLVKEPRALLLAGFATLGVGFFKGFPLWSFSVLALIFLVLGVLLLTKKNAAKKMAGGGGSSSTTVGAASEGSASTDSPDDYALTLPVILELGKDLSKLIHHRNKAGQTFIDDMIPKMRQALYQDIGIRYPGIHVRTDSPSLEGHDYMILLNEVPYVRGKIPPNHVLTNEVEENLSRYNLPFITYKNAAGLPSAWVSEDAKAILDKAAIKYWSPLEVIILHLSYFFHKNSQEFLGIQEVRSMVEFMERSFPDLVKEVTRLIPLQKLTEIFKRLVQEQISIKDLRTILESLSEWAQTEKDTVLLTEYVRSSLKLYISFKFSQGQSAISVYLLDPEIEEMIRGAIKQTSAGSYLALDPDSVNLILKSMRNTITPTPPGGQPPVLLTAIDVRRYVRKLIETEFPDIAVISYQEVLPEIRIQPLGRIQIF from the coding sequence ATGAATAAGCTACTCAATTTTGTAAGTAGAACCTTTGGTGGAGAAGCCGCCCTTAACATGATCAACAGGTCTAGCGACCTACTCCTAGCGATTTGGATGATGGGCGTAGTCTTAATGATCATCTTACCGCTACCTCCAGCACTTGTTGACCTTATGATCACAATCAACTTGGCGATTTCCGTCTTTCTGTTGATGGTAGCTCTTTATATCCCTAGTGCCCTGCAGTTGTCAGTATTCCCTTCTCTACTTTTGATCACCACGATGTTTCGTTTAGGAATTAACATTTCCTCCTCAAGACAAATTCTCCTTAAAGCTTATGCCGGACATGTCATCCAAGCCTTCGGAGACTTCGTCGTTGGAGGAAATTATATCGTCGGATTCATTATCTTTCTGATCATTACGATCATTCAGTTTATTGTGGTTACCAAAGGTGCTGAAAGGGTTGCTGAGGTCGCTGCGAGATTCCGATTAGATGCGATGCCTGGTAAGCAGATGGCGATCGATGCAGACCTACGTGCCGGTATGATTGATGCGACCCAAGCTAGGGATAAACGTGCACAAATCCAAAAGGAAAGTGAGCTCTACGGAGCTATGGATGGTGCGATGAAGTTCATTAAGGGAGACGTGATCGCTGGGATCGTTATCTCCTTAATTAACATCGTCGGAGGCTTGGCCATTGGGGTCACCATGCACGGTATGGATCTCGCTCAAGCTGCCCATGTCTACACCCTCCTCTCTATTGGAGATGGTTTGGTTTCTCAGATCCCCTCTCTTTTAGTCTCTCTTACAGCTGGTATTGTCACTACCCGAGTATCTAGCGATAAAGATTCTAACTTAGGTCGTGAAATCTCTGCACAGTTAGTTAAAGAACCTCGTGCATTGCTCTTAGCAGGCTTTGCAACACTCGGAGTGGGCTTCTTTAAAGGTTTCCCTCTTTGGTCATTTTCTGTTCTTGCTTTGATCTTTTTAGTATTGGGAGTGTTGCTACTTACAAAGAAAAACGCTGCAAAAAAAATGGCAGGGGGAGGTGGGAGCTCTTCAACAACCGTAGGGGCTGCTAGTGAAGGCTCTGCATCTACTGATAGCCCCGATGATTATGCCTTAACTTTACCTGTAATTTTAGAACTAGGGAAAGATCTTTCCAAGTTAATCCACCATAGAAACAAAGCCGGACAAACTTTTATCGATGATATGATCCCAAAGATGCGCCAAGCCCTCTATCAAGATATTGGTATTCGCTATCCTGGGATTCATGTCCGCACGGACTCTCCTTCTCTTGAGGGTCATGACTATATGATTCTTCTCAATGAAGTTCCTTATGTTCGTGGGAAAATTCCTCCAAATCATGTACTAACCAATGAAGTCGAAGAAAACCTCAGCCGTTATAACTTACCATTTATTACCTATAAAAATGCTGCGGGTCTTCCTTCTGCTTGGGTAAGTGAGGATGCTAAGGCCATCTTAGATAAAGCTGCGATAAAATACTGGTCTCCCCTTGAAGTAATTATCCTTCATCTTTCCTATTTCTTTCATAAAAATTCCCAAGAGTTTCTTGGCATTCAAGAAGTTCGTTCCATGGTTGAGTTTATGGAGCGCTCCTTCCCTGATCTTGTAAAAGAAGTTACCCGACTGATTCCACTCCAAAAACTTACAGAGATTTTCAAACGTCTCGTTCAAGAGCAGATCTCTATTAAAGACCTTCGTACAATTCTAGAATCCCTAAGTGAATGGGCTCAGACTGAAAAAGATACTGTCCTGCTTACAGAATATGTTCGTTCTTCCTTAAAGCTTTACATTAGCTTTAAGTTTTCACAAGGGCAGTCTGCAATCTCCGTTTACCTTTTAGATCCAGAAATTGAAGAGATGATTCGTGGAGCAATTAAACAAACATCTGCAGGATCTTACCTTGCCTTAGATCCTGATTCTGTTAATCTGATCTTAAAATCTATGCGTAATACGATCACGCCAACCCCTCCTGGAGGGCAACCCCCAGTACTCTTGACAGCAATAGACGTCAGACGTTATGTACGAAAATTAATAGAAACTGAATTTCCAGATATTGCGGTAATTTCTTATCAAGAAGTTCTTCCAGAAATCCGTATACAACCTTTAGGAAGAATTCAGATTTTCTAA
- a CDS encoding CesT family type III secretion system chaperone: MQSQFEQLLESLGTLLHSSLTPDKNHACLIRFSETEVPVQLEEDGTSGDIAIVTILGSLPENTFRERIFKAALSVNASPLSGIKGILGYGEVTKQLYLSDTLSMNYLNGEKLFRYLTFFSRHAYIWMQALQSGKLPDLHVLGLYHIS, from the coding sequence ATGCAAAGCCAGTTCGAGCAACTTTTAGAATCTCTGGGAACCTTGCTACATTCTAGTTTGACTCCAGATAAAAACCATGCATGTTTAATTCGCTTTAGCGAAACTGAAGTTCCAGTGCAATTAGAAGAAGACGGAACCTCGGGAGATATTGCCATAGTAACTATCCTAGGATCCCTTCCCGAAAACACCTTTAGGGAAAGGATATTTAAAGCAGCCTTATCTGTAAATGCCTCCCCCCTTTCAGGGATCAAAGGAATCTTAGGCTATGGTGAAGTTACCAAACAATTATATCTCTCTGACACCTTAAGCATGAATTACCTCAATGGAGAGAAGCTCTTCCGCTATCTGACCTTCTTCTCCCGCCATGCCTATATCTGGATGCAAGCTTTACAATCCGGGAAACTCCCAGACTTACATGTTTTAGGACTTTATCACATCTCATAA